DNA from Granulicella arctica:
AACCAACCGTATCACTGCAGTTTCAACACTCATGTCTGCACATGCAACAGAAGAAGTTTTGACCGGCATCTTCTACGTCGACACACAAAAACCCAGCTTTACCGAGATGTTGAATCTAGTGAATGAGCCGCTTGGCACCTTACCGGAAGAACGAGTCAGACCCAGTCGCGCTGTGCTGGATGACGTGATGCAACGGTTGATGTAGTCCGACGCAATCAGCAAGCCCCGGACAACTATCCGGGGCTTGTATCGCTCACACCATTCGCCTACTGATGGTAAAAGCCTCTGTAATAACCGCGCAAATACGCATTCCGGAAGTAATCCCGATACGCCTCGAACGGCCCAAACCGCGGATCATACCCAGGCGCATCATGAAACTTGCGATCACTCTTCGGATGATAGCCCACGCCGTTGTACGAATCACGAGCCCCATCTGCCGAACCGGCTTGGAAGCCATTATGGTCGGCCTGTTCCACCAATGGCGGAGGTCCTTGCGGTGGTGGAGGTGGCGGCGCAGCCACATATGTCCGCTCGGCACAACCGGCAGTCAGTAGCACCGCAGCAGCGGCCAGGGGAAGCATATATCGGGAGAGTTTCATCACATCCTCGCTTTCTTCTACGCTGCCTAACAAACGGCCAGCGCCTCATTCGTAGGAACGCGAAGTGGAATGAAATGTTTCTGAAGAAAGAAGTTGCGCGGCGCAGCGCATTTTTTCACGCCTGACTACTAAGCATTACCGCTCGGCAGCCGCACCACAAACTCAGTATTTCCCGGCTGGGACGAGAACAAAATCCGCCCACCAAACTGCTCAACGATCCGATGCACGATCCCAAGTCCCAGCCCGGTCCCTACACCCATCTGCTTCGTCGTATAAAATGGATCGAAGATCTCCTTCTGGCACGTGATAGGAATACCCGATCCATTGTCTGTCACGCTAATGCAGATGTAAGGGCGGCTATTACCGCCGCTCCCGTTGATCGACTCTAGCCAAGTCCGGATCTTGATCCGCCCCTTGGGCGACACCGCATCGATCGCATTGTCCAGCAGGTTCGTCCAGATCTGGTTCAATCCAGAGACCTCCGTGTTGAGCAGCGGAAGATCCTGCGCAAAATCCTTCTCGAGCACAATCTCCTTCTCACGGAACTTGTGCCCCAGAATCACCAGCGTCGCATGAATGCTGTCGTTGACATTCAACGTCTGCCGCTGTCCCTTGCCCTCATACGCATACGACTTCACCGCATGCACCAGGTCCCCCACCCGGCCAATGCTCTCCTCGATCGTGCCCACCAACTGCATGCTGGATACAAGTGCCTCGAGCCAGCTCAGCGCATCCGAAAATATCTCTCCAGGAAACTCGTTTCGCGCGCACTCCAGCTCCGTTATATCGATGCCGGCTGAGACCAGTGTCGGAGCCAGCTTCCACGCGTTCTCGACGTTTGCCGTTTCCATCCACTCCGTCAACTTCTCTTCCGCGTCAGACTGCTCAAGCGAGTTCATCCGTAGCGGCTCTTTCATCGCGAGCGCCTGCTCCTGCAAGTCCCGCATGCACTCCTTCTGTCCCCGGCTCAACTCAATCTGCGAAAACTTCGACGAGAGCGCATGCAGTCTCAGCAGGTTCTCTCGCAACTGCGCCGCCGCCCGCCGCGCCGCCGCACCCGGATTATTCAACTCATGCATCAGCCCCGCAGCCAGCGTCCCTAGCGACGCCATCTTCTCTTGATGCACCGCAACGCTCTGCACCTTTTGAAGCCGCATCGCCATATTTCCCAGAATCGCCTTACGAACCTCTGGGCAAACTGTCATCAATTTCCAGAAACCGTCTTCCTCCAGGCGTAGAAGATGAGTGTTGCCAAGCGAGCGCATCTGGACAGAATTCGGAATGTTCGCCAAAAGTGAAATCTCTCCGAACGCGCTCCCCGCATTAAGCACATGCAGTGCCATCTCGTTGCCATCAAGCATCATCTGAGAGATGCGTAGATCACCTTCCAGCAGTATCCAGAAGTAGTGTTGAATCTCGCCCTGCTGCACAACAAACTCGCCATCGGTCAGGCGAATCTCTTCTGCGTCCTCCAGGCAAACCAGTTGGTCATTCTTCAGCGAGGCCAGGATCGGCACCAAGTGTAGCTTCTCCAGAAGCGCGGGGTCGATGTTGGTTCCAATCCGGTTGATGATCTCTTCACTCTCGCTCATATATCTACGCACGTCATCCCTTACAGTGTTGCTAAATATTGGTGCACAAACTGAATCGCAATCGAACCTTCACCGACCGCCGAAGCGCATCGCTTAACTGAGTTGAAGCGCACATCGCCAGCCACAAAAATCCCTGGCACACTCGTCTCCAACAGATGCGGATCGCGGTCGAGCGTCCACGCCTGAGCCGCCCTCACCTTCAGGTCCGGTCCCGCCAGAATGAACCCCTTGTTGTCACACACGATTGAGTCAGGCAGCCAGTCCGTCTTCGGTGCCGCCCCAATAAACACAAACAGAGAGTTGGCGTGCCGCGTCTCTTCGCCCCTCGGAGTCTTCAACGTCAGACACTCCAGGTGCGAATCGCCCGAAACACTCACCACCTCGGTCCCGGTCTCCACCACAATATTCGGAGTCGCCTCGATCTGATCGATCAGGTACTTCGACATGCTCTTCGTCAGCGACTCGCCACGCACCAGCATCCGCACCTTGCTCGCATAGCGCGAGAAGTGCATCGCCGCCTGCCCAGCCGAGTTCGCGCCCCCAACAACATAAATCTCTTCATCGGCGCAGCCCCGTGCCTCCGATAGAGCCGCCCCATAGTACATCCCCGCACCAGAAAATCTGTCCGCTCCCGGAATGTCCAACATGCAGTACGAGACTCCCGTCGCAATCAGGCACACATGGCAGATCACCTCCTGCCCATCCGCCATCTGGACGATGTGATACTTGTTCTCCGTCCGGATCGACGTCACCCGCTGCGTCAGGAACTCCGCTCCAAGCCGCTGCGCCTGGATATACGCTCGCTTAGCCAGCTCTTCTCCGCTCAGCCCCTGAGGAAATCCAAGGTAGTTCTCGATCTTCGAGCTCGAACCCGCCTGTCCCCCGACCGACTCGCCTTCGACAATCAGTGTCCTCAGTCCCTCCGACGCGCCATACACCCCGGCCGCCAGCCCCGCCGGTCCCGCTCCGATCACCACAACGTCATAGAACTCCTGGCGCGCCTGCATCGGCAGCCCCAACTTCGCCGCCATCTCCTGCTCTGTCGGCTGCAGCAGTACCGATCCATCCCCGAACAGCACCACCGGCATCTTCGTATCGTCGATGCCGCGCTTCTTCAGCAGCTCCAGAGCTTCCGGGGTCTGCTCCGGACTCAGCCACTTGTACTCCACCCGATGCCGTGCCAGGAAATCACGTACCTGATAGTCCGCCGCCGACCACCGCATCCCCACGACCTGGATGCCCTCATACGCCGGTCGATATCCCTGTTTCCACGACTCCAGCAGGTCATCCAGCACCGGATACAGCTTTACCTCCGGCGGGTCCCACGGCTTATTCAGGTAGTAGTGAATCTTCGCCGCGTTGATCGCCCGGATCGCGGCCTCCGTATCGGCATACGCCGTCAGCAGCACCCGCTTTGCATCCGGATACAACGCCATCGCCTGCTGTAGGAACTCCACCCCAGACATCCCAGGCATGCGTTGATCTGACAGAAACAGCGCAACCGTCTCCTCGCGCTCTTTCAACTGCCGACAGGTCTCCAGCGCCGCGTCACCCGAGACGGCGCGAATGATCCTGTAGTGCTGCCCATAGTGGCGCCGCAAATCCTGGACCACCGCCTCCAGGACACTCACATCATCGTCGATCGCTAGCAATATCGGTTTCGGCATAACTTCTACTATGGCTCACAGCACGCCGGATTTCCTAATGCCACCTTCCGAGCCCGCCTCGCCATTAGAGTACTTACGAAGGCCCTGCGCTTCAGAAACATCGCCCGGTAAGCGGAAACTTTTGGAACCCAGAAAGAAACGGTATAACTTTGCAGCCGCTCACAACCAGCGTCGGCTCCATGACATACACTTGTACGAATTGTATACATTCGAGGGTTCACCCGATCAGCCGCCGATAAGGTGACTGCGGGCAGAGGAGCATCATGCCGCAGGAGACCAACACGATGAATCGGCTCATACTTGCGGACAATCAAGCCATCTTCCGATCGGGTGCCGCCCGCATCCTGGCCATGGAAGACGACATGCGCATCGTCGCTCAATGCGAGGACGCCTCGCGCCTCATGGCAGCCCTCGACCACATTGGCGGTGTTATCGTTCTCTTCTCCACCAGCATGCAGCCCGATATTGAAGCTGTGCTCGCCAGAATCCGCGAAACCGGCAGCCGCGCCATCCTCGTCACCGAAAACACCGAAGAGGTCACCGCTGGTGTCGCCGAACAACTGGACGGTATCATCTGCCGCAACATCAGCGGAACCGACCTTATCGACTCCCTTCGCCGCGTCTCCCGCGGTACCCGGTACATCCATCACCCCAACATCACCGCTATGGCCGCTATGGACAGCGTCGGCGCCCGCGTCCGCGACCAACTCACCCCCAAAGAGATGCAAATCGTCGCCCTCATTGTCCAGGGCTGCAAGAACAAAGACATCGCCAACCAGCTCAACACCAAAGAGCAGGTCATCAAGAACTACCTGCGCAGCATCTATGACAAGACAGGCGTCTCCGACCGCCTCGAGCTAGCTCTCTTCACCCTCCACCACAGAGTCCTAGCTGACGCCGCCGCGAAAGCAGGAAATCTCCTCCAGAAAAAATCCGCCTGAGCCAACCGGCAGACGACACCCCCCTCTATTTACTGCTTCACAGCAAAGGACGGGGTATCCGCGCCAAACTCGATCCTCCTTTTGTCACACCCAACCAAAACTGTCATCCTGAGCGAAGCTCAGGACCCTGTATTTTACCGTTGGACTCGTTTTTGCTTCATCAACCTTGTCAACCCCACCCAATCTCAAAGTCCGCCCTAACCCCAACAAAATAAACCATCAATAAACCAAAAATCCCTTGGCATATTCACTCCACCTAATCCACTAAAATAGAAATAGGGGGGCTCTTTATGAAACTTGCGCGCGTGATCTTGTTTACTGGACAGATCGAGGCAATGAGCAAATTCTACGGAGACGTACTCGGCCTCAAGAAGATCGTCACGAATGAAACGGGCTGGCAAGAGTTTGCAGCAGGCGGCGCACGGATAGCGCTCCACTCCGGTCCGTCATCGCCGGGACGCAAGGGCCCCAAGATCGTATTCCACGCCAAAGACGTCGCCGCCCTGCGCGAGACGCTGGTGGCACGAGGCGCAAGCTTCGGCAAAGTCCGACAAGGGGAGATGTTTTGCCTCTGCGACGGCAAGGACCCCGACGGCAATCCCATTCAATTATCCGACCGCTGAAATCATACCGAAGTCCAGACCTAACCCCTTTGTTTTTCATATTTTGATATCGAAATAGGGGGGGAGTGGACATATAAACGAGGTATTTCGCTCCGGCATTTGATGGGGCATACTTTTCCCACAAGTGAAAGGAGGCATTATGGGACAGGTACTTCACAGGAGCGGCCGGACGACAGCGACTCTTCGAACGATTGGGATTGTGTTGCTCGTATCCTTATCGGCCCTGCCAGGAGCTTCGTAGCAGGCAAATCCACTAGCGATTTGTGGAGCAAACTCTGCCTAGAGAATAATCTTTGTTGGACGGCTGAAAGCCCTCGCAACAATGCCAGAGTCCCAAATATCTACCAGGCATATACGGCGACAACCCTTGGTGGACCAGCAACATCGTCCTTCACCGTTGTGCTGACAAGAATCTGAATATTTTTCTTGGGCCAATCTTTAGACATAGACAAATTGCGAAGAGCCTTTTCAAGGCCATCCGGATGAACGATGAGGTCGGCAGCTGCATCGGAGCCGCTCGCTTCGACTCCTGCAACAAGCACGACAAACTGTCCTGTACCGGAATCAACCAAACGGGTAACCAGGCCATAATCCTCACCGACAGGCCCATGCTTAGAGGACCACGATCGTCCAGTAGGTCCTGGCTCTTGAATACGGGTTCCCTTATCGTCATCAACAAAGGAAAAATGTAAGCCCGAAGCCAATTGAATCGTCAAGGGATTGCTGAAGGCGCCAACGACCACCGCCGGTGAATTGCGAAGATCTTCAGAGGAGTAGCCGTTGCCAATCCTGACCTCGCTGTCCTTACCTTGATGGCTGAGGAAGTTAGACAGCCTGATCGTCGCTTCCACATCTCCCTTGCTCACGCCGTAATCATAAAACTCGACCATATCTCCCCAGCGAATGAAGTCATCGGGTTGGAGATGAGGGGGATGGGTCATCCGATCGAGTTCGCGATCAAACTCGCCTGGAGATTTAGCAGTGCGTTTGTATACCTCTAGCGACGGTCGATAAAAGATAGGCTTCGGCAGGCATATTAGAAGTGGTTTCGACGAAGCGAAAGCTGGGGACCAGAACTGTGAGATCACAGAGTCAGCCACTGTTGTCCGATAAAACTTTAGCCCCAGCAAGACAGCGAGAAAGATCGTAGCGACCGTTACAGCTCCGAGGAGGAGCTTCCTGCGGTTCGATGCCATACCCGAAAAGATCGTAGGTGGTCGGGATACCGGCGGATCAATGGGCGAAGAAGAAACGGGGCGAGATGTTGAGGGAGGGAAAACAATTTCATTTCTCGGAGGTACAGCCCACCTGAACTCAGAAGAATACGACCCTACTGGAAGATTGATGCGGACCGGGCTATCGCTGGGACAAGCGAGATAGTACTTCTCGAGCCGGCGACGTACCTCTCTGGCCTGTGCTCGAACCACCGAGTCGTCCCCCGTGGAGTAGTCGACGGGCCGGTTGAACAAAGCCGCGCCAATGGTGCGCTCTTTAAGAGGCTCTGGATGATTTTGCAGCCGGTACTGGACCACAAAATGCAAAAACTGACTGCCACGCTTGCTGGCACGGAATAAGGAACTTTCCAGAATGAGCCTGAGAGCCTCGACCACTAAAGCCGACGGTGGCTCTAAATCATGAGCCTGCTGAGGAGCTGGCGAGGTGATTCCAAGACCTTCAGCAGTACGGGGCTGCTCCATTAGAGCATGGCCCAAAATCGGAAGACCTTCACTCCCCACGACGTGTACCTCCGGCTATCAGTCCGGCTTGGACATGAAAGTCTCTGCTGCAAGAATGATGTGCCGTTGAGCCGGCTTCAACCTGCGAAGCAATTGTAGCGCAGATGCTTTGACACTTTATATCTTTAGATTCAATAACTTTCACATGTGAAATACCGTTTAGACCTTGCGTACTGCTTGGTCGCGAGCCTCTAGTAGTCCACGTTAAGCGAGAACTAAGTACAGAGCTTCGGTTGAGTTGCTCGCAAATTATTTAATCACCTATTCTGGAGGCCTGACATGTATCGAACACTGCTGCGTCTTACCGCTTTGACCATCGGTCTAGCGATTTCCTGCACGGTCCAAGCTCAGATCACCCGCATCACTGGCCGGATTACGGACGCCACTGGTGCCGTAATCCCCAAGGCTCAGGTGACCCTGACCAATGATGGTACCGCTGAACAACTCAACGCTCTTACAACCAAGACCGGGGACTACTCGTTCGTGCATCTTGCTCCTGGCCTTTATGATGTCAGCGCGACAGCCAAAGGCTTTGCAACCGAACAACAGACCAGTCTCCATCTGAATCTCGATGCGGTCCTGACGGTCGACCTGTCACTTAAGCTTGGGGTAGCCTCCGAGGTTGTGACGGTCGCAGCAGACGAGCTGCTTCTCAATCGAACGAATGCGGACCGAGGACAAACCTTCACGCAGGACGAGATCGAGAACTCTCCTCTCAATGGCGGTGTCCCTTTGCTTCTGGCAAATACCGCGCCCGGCGTGGAGTTCACCGGGACCAACAACGGTGTGAACCAGTGGGTTCGCCCCTTCGATAACAGCTCGATCAATCAGTTCTCAACAAATGGACAAGGATCAGACACGAACGACTTTCAGATCGACGGTGCTCCAAACAACTCCAATTCCTTTGGCTCACGTGATATCGGTTATGTCCCCCCAAGCGGCAGCGTTCAAGAGATGAAGTTCATCTCGAATCCATACGATGCTCAGTACGGCCACACCGGCGGTGGCGTGTTCGATATCGTGACAAAGTATGGCACAAACACGGTTCATGGGCAGATCTATGAAAATGCTCGGCGTACGTGGCTGGATGCCAATACGCATTACAACGATAACCCCCAAATCAACTTGAAGAAAACCAGCGACACCCGCGACCAATATGGCTTTCAGGTAGATGGTCCAGTCTACATTCCTCATCTTTACAATGGCCATGGCAAGACCTTCTTCGAAGTGCAGGGAGAAAATTGGTCACAAAACACACCCAAGACGGGGACATCCTGGGTGCCTGCCCTGAGTCCGGGTTCGACCACGCAGACCGTTGCAGAGACTGGCGACTTCAGCGCGGCGGATTATTACGATGGTAATTGCCAGTGCCGCAAACCTATTACGATCTACGATCCGCTTACGACGGATCTCGTCACCAAAGTGAGGCAGCCCTTTTCCGGGAATCGCATTCCTATTTCACGACTCAATGCAGCGGCGTTGAAGTACCTCAGCTATCTTCCGCTGCCGAACCGCTCCGTTGGTGCAGATCAACCTTATGGAAGCAACAACTACGCATGGTCCGTCACTGCGACTGACCGTTACAAGACGGCGATCATTCGGTTGGATCAAAATTTCGGCGCTAAGGACCGCGCCTATATTCGTTTTGCATGGAGTAAACGTTTCCAGGACGTCGGGGATACGTACAACGGTATACCCGGGCCTGCCGCGCAAGGCGTTTTTCCACTGGTCCGTCAGAATCACTTCTTTACAACCGATTGGACCCACACTTTTTCGAGCAACGCGGTCTTCGATCTGCATCTTTCTTTCACGAGGTATGCGTATAACCAAAGTCAAGGACCGAGCCCATTTGATCTCTCGCAGCTTGGCCTTGGCTCCCTCGCAAGCCAGGTGACAGCCCAGGTATTCCCCGAAGTGGATATTGACGGCGTTACTGGCTTCGGTGACTTTGCTAGTAACGGCGGAAATAAGCTCAGTATCACCAATACCATCTCGGGTATGCCGACCCTCACACTCGTTCGGCGGTCTCACACAATCAAATTGGGGATGGACTACCGGTGGATGAAAGCAAGCAACTTTACCGGAGGCGCATCATCGGGTCACTTCGATGAAAGCACCTTCTGGACACAACAAAACACACTCGCCAATCTAGGTTCACAAGACGGTTACGCACTCGCGAGCTGGGTCCTCGGCACACCCGCCAATGGTCATCTGGATGTGAACCCCAAGCAATACTTTAGCTATCCTTACTTCGCACCGTTCGCCCAGGATGACTGGAAATTCACTTCGAAGCTCACCCTCAACTTTGGCTTGCGCTGGGATTTTCAAGGTCCTCCTTCAGAAGCTCGCAATCAGATCGTCGGAGACTTTAGCACCACTGCTCAGAATCCAGTGGCTTCTTCGGTCGCGGGGCTACCTTCTGGGGTGCAGCTTCTTGGTGGCATGACGTTTGCGGGAGTGAACGGGCAACCTACCACCATATACAACTGGAACTGGAACCTGGTCCAGCCTCGCATCGGATTTGCCTATGCCATTGACAACGATACCGTTGTTCGCGGTGGGTTTGGGGATACTTTTGAACAGAGCTCTGCACAAGGGTATTCTCAGGGTTTCAGCCAGACCACAGCGATGACCACCTCGCTCTCCAACGGAACGCGTCCAGATGGCAATACCATCGATGATCCGTTTCCTGTGGTGGCTAAACCAGTCGGATCAGCTCGAGGACTGGCAACAAGTCTGGGCGACAGCTTCAACGTCTCCAACAGGAGCTTTCACATTCCAGGTGTCTGGAACTACTCTTTCGGTTTCACCCACCAACTTGGTTCTCACACATCCGTCGATCTCAGCTATGTCGGCAGCAAAGGCTTCGACCTCGATAGCACCGATAACATCAATCATGTAAGTGCGGCATTCCAGGCAAGCTGTAACATTCTGCAAGGATCCACAGTCTCGCGGTTACAGGAGTGCCTTAATCCCAGCGCGAATTCCGCTTGGGTCACCAATCCTTACCTTGGAAATGCGGCGTTCTCGCCCGCGGCCACTGGAAACCAAAACGGGTATTACACCAGCCAGTTGCTTCCGGCAAGTATTTACTCTCGTCCTTCTCCTCAGTTCGGCGATATTTACCAAACCGAACAGAATGACGGACGTTCCCGCTTCGATTCACTGCAAGTATCCGGAACGCATCGCTGGAATGACGCACTAACGTTCCATGCGAATTACGTCTGGTCCAAGGTCATGAGTTCGGGCTACCTCGAGGACAGCATCTATCGGACTCGGCAACACCATATCGACACTGGCACGCGTCCCTGGCGCTACACGTTCAATGCCGTTTGGCACCTGCCTGTCGGACGCGGCCACCGTTATCTAGGCACATCCAACTACGTAGTAGACGCTCTGCTGGGGGCTGGATCGTGGCTCCGATCTATTACTACGAAGCGGGAACGCCTGTCAGCATTCCGAGCAGCATCATGATGACCCACGTCAATCAATATCAACGCAAGCGAACGATCGAGGACAATACAAACACCCACTTCATCCGTGGCACAACCAGTTGCGTCGGATGGTATGACCCCGGGAATAACTATGCGCTTGGGCCGATCTCTGGCCAAAATTACTCGGGGTGCACAAATCTGGGCCAATATGACTTCATCGTGCTGCCTCCATTTGCGCAGCTAAATGACATATCCGACACCGGTATCCGCAATCCCAATGGTCAACAGCTTGATCTTGCGATGAGCAAGTCCTTTCCCATCTATGAGAGA
Protein-coding regions in this window:
- a CDS encoding TonB-dependent receptor: MYRTLLRLTALTIGLAISCTVQAQITRITGRITDATGAVIPKAQVTLTNDGTAEQLNALTTKTGDYSFVHLAPGLYDVSATAKGFATEQQTSLHLNLDAVLTVDLSLKLGVASEVVTVAADELLLNRTNADRGQTFTQDEIENSPLNGGVPLLLANTAPGVEFTGTNNGVNQWVRPFDNSSINQFSTNGQGSDTNDFQIDGAPNNSNSFGSRDIGYVPPSGSVQEMKFISNPYDAQYGHTGGGVFDIVTKYGTNTVHGQIYENARRTWLDANTHYNDNPQINLKKTSDTRDQYGFQVDGPVYIPHLYNGHGKTFFEVQGENWSQNTPKTGTSWVPALSPGSTTQTVAETGDFSAADYYDGNCQCRKPITIYDPLTTDLVTKVRQPFSGNRIPISRLNAAALKYLSYLPLPNRSVGADQPYGSNNYAWSVTATDRYKTAIIRLDQNFGAKDRAYIRFAWSKRFQDVGDTYNGIPGPAAQGVFPLVRQNHFFTTDWTHTFSSNAVFDLHLSFTRYAYNQSQGPSPFDLSQLGLGSLASQVTAQVFPEVDIDGVTGFGDFASNGGNKLSITNTISGMPTLTLVRRSHTIKLGMDYRWMKASNFTGGASSGHFDESTFWTQQNTLANLGSQDGYALASWVLGTPANGHLDVNPKQYFSYPYFAPFAQDDWKFTSKLTLNFGLRWDFQGPPSEARNQIVGDFSTTAQNPVASSVAGLPSGVQLLGGMTFAGVNGQPTTIYNWNWNLVQPRIGFAYAIDNDTVVRGGFGDTFEQSSAQGYSQGFSQTTAMTTSLSNGTRPDGNTIDDPFPVVAKPVGSARGLATSLGDSFNVSNRSFHIPGVWNYSFGFTHQLGSHTSVDLSYVGSKGFDLDSTDNINHVSAAFQASCNILQGSTVSRLQECLNPSANSAWVTNPYLGNAAFSPAATGNQNGYYTSQLLPASIYSRPSPQFGDIYQTEQNDGRSRFDSLQVSGTHRWNDALTFHANYVWSKVMSSGYLEDSIYRTRQHHIDTGTRPWRYTFNAVWHLPVGRGHRYLGTSNYVVDALLGAGSWLRSITTKRERLSAFRAAS
- a CDS encoding LuxR C-terminal-related transcriptional regulator, with the protein product MNRLILADNQAIFRSGAARILAMEDDMRIVAQCEDASRLMAALDHIGGVIVLFSTSMQPDIEAVLARIRETGSRAILVTENTEEVTAGVAEQLDGIICRNISGTDLIDSLRRVSRGTRYIHHPNITAMAAMDSVGARVRDQLTPKEMQIVALIVQGCKNKDIANQLNTKEQVIKNYLRSIYDKTGVSDRLELALFTLHHRVLADAAAKAGNLLQKKSA
- a CDS encoding VOC family protein, which gives rise to MKLARVILFTGQIEAMSKFYGDVLGLKKIVTNETGWQEFAAGGARIALHSGPSSPGRKGPKIVFHAKDVAALRETLVARGASFGKVRQGEMFCLCDGKDPDGNPIQLSDR
- a CDS encoding FAD-dependent oxidoreductase; this encodes MPKPILLAIDDDVSVLEAVVQDLRRHYGQHYRIIRAVSGDAALETCRQLKEREETVALFLSDQRMPGMSGVEFLQQAMALYPDAKRVLLTAYADTEAAIRAINAAKIHYYLNKPWDPPEVKLYPVLDDLLESWKQGYRPAYEGIQVVGMRWSAADYQVRDFLARHRVEYKWLSPEQTPEALELLKKRGIDDTKMPVVLFGDGSVLLQPTEQEMAAKLGLPMQARQEFYDVVVIGAGPAGLAAGVYGASEGLRTLIVEGESVGGQAGSSSKIENYLGFPQGLSGEELAKRAYIQAQRLGAEFLTQRVTSIRTENKYHIVQMADGQEVICHVCLIATGVSYCMLDIPGADRFSGAGMYYGAALSEARGCADEEIYVVGGANSAGQAAMHFSRYASKVRMLVRGESLTKSMSKYLIDQIEATPNIVVETGTEVVSVSGDSHLECLTLKTPRGEETRHANSLFVFIGAAPKTDWLPDSIVCDNKGFILAGPDLKVRAAQAWTLDRDPHLLETSVPGIFVAGDVRFNSVKRCASAVGEGSIAIQFVHQYLATL
- a CDS encoding ATP-binding protein; the protein is MSESEEIINRIGTNIDPALLEKLHLVPILASLKNDQLVCLEDAEEIRLTDGEFVVQQGEIQHYFWILLEGDLRISQMMLDGNEMALHVLNAGSAFGEISLLANIPNSVQMRSLGNTHLLRLEEDGFWKLMTVCPEVRKAILGNMAMRLQKVQSVAVHQEKMASLGTLAAGLMHELNNPGAAARRAAAQLRENLLRLHALSSKFSQIELSRGQKECMRDLQEQALAMKEPLRMNSLEQSDAEEKLTEWMETANVENAWKLAPTLVSAGIDITELECARNEFPGEIFSDALSWLEALVSSMQLVGTIEESIGRVGDLVHAVKSYAYEGKGQRQTLNVNDSIHATLVILGHKFREKEIVLEKDFAQDLPLLNTEVSGLNQIWTNLLDNAIDAVSPKGRIKIRTWLESINGSGGNSRPYICISVTDNGSGIPITCQKEIFDPFYTTKQMGVGTGLGLGIVHRIVEQFGGRILFSSQPGNTEFVVRLPSGNA